The Nitrosopumilus cobalaminigenes genome contains a region encoding:
- a CDS encoding fibronectin type III domain-containing protein: MTINKFYFLAISLTIFSFSLIVSHDNFAFAQTPSVPETITDLIAIPGNGEIHLSWSAPDNNGSPIISYKIIRWETGSDVFTTFPNLSTTTTAVATGLKNNVSYSFKVIAINSIGSSNDSNIASAKPLSTAPLTDVPNAITDFIATRGDSKVTMTWTKPNENGSPITSYKITYWQIGTDDFKKKTLEAKATSGQITGLTNDASYAFKINAVNALGQSPDSNVDSATPSKSSIATVPNQVRGVVGIPSNGQVFLSWIEPSDNGAAITSYRVTVNEKDSTVSTTYPNIGDVTKTTILGLKNNVSYQFKVSAVNSIGVGKDSSAISVTPTNKVPIAITNLKASPGNGQVTLTWSVSSTSLEDITGYRVREFQTGSTSFISHSIVGKDTRITIDGLTNGIPYGFRVLGVNAQGVGPESNIVYVTPMSQLSAVGKIPAQIGDLRATTGNNQIKLEWSAPFDNGFPITGYKIIQSKTGSNSFTTIQKYDTVPNAIITGLVNDASYNFKVSAVNSEGTGKESSAVSVIPKSPDAPKFSIPKWVKTNAGWWAEGKISDVEYVQGIEYLINQGIVKIK; the protein is encoded by the coding sequence ATGACTATTAACAAATTTTATTTCCTTGCAATTTCCCTAACTATATTTTCATTTTCACTAATTGTTTCACATGATAATTTTGCATTTGCCCAAACACCCTCTGTCCCTGAAACTATTACTGATCTTATTGCAATTCCTGGTAATGGGGAAATTCATCTTTCTTGGAGTGCCCCTGATAATAATGGTTCGCCAATAATTTCCTATAAGATCATTAGATGGGAAACTGGCTCTGATGTTTTTACAACCTTTCCTAATCTAAGTACTACTACCACCGCTGTAGCAACGGGTCTGAAAAATAATGTTTCATATAGTTTTAAGGTGATTGCGATAAACTCTATTGGTTCTAGTAATGATTCGAATATTGCATCTGCAAAACCATTAAGCACTGCTCCTTTAACTGACGTTCCAAACGCTATAACTGATTTCATTGCAACTAGAGGAGACTCTAAAGTAACTATGACTTGGACAAAACCTAATGAAAATGGTTCTCCGATTACAAGTTATAAAATAACATATTGGCAAATTGGAACAGATGATTTTAAGAAAAAAACCCTTGAAGCAAAAGCTACTTCTGGTCAAATTACTGGGTTGACAAATGATGCATCTTATGCTTTTAAAATTAACGCCGTCAATGCATTAGGACAGAGTCCTGATTCCAATGTTGATTCTGCAACTCCATCAAAATCTTCTATTGCTACAGTTCCAAACCAAGTACGCGGAGTAGTTGGTATCCCAAGTAATGGGCAGGTATTTTTATCTTGGATTGAACCTTCTGATAATGGAGCTGCAATCACAAGCTATAGAGTTACAGTAAATGAAAAAGACTCTACTGTATCTACAACTTATCCTAACATTGGAGATGTGACAAAAACTACTATTCTTGGTTTAAAAAATAATGTCTCTTATCAATTCAAAGTCTCTGCTGTAAATTCAATTGGGGTTGGAAAAGATTCTTCAGCAATTTCTGTAACTCCTACTAATAAAGTCCCAATAGCTATAACTAATCTCAAAGCATCTCCTGGTAACGGCCAAGTTACATTAACTTGGTCTGTATCATCTACTTCGTTAGAAGATATTACTGGATATAGAGTAAGAGAATTCCAAACTGGTTCTACATCTTTTATATCTCATTCAATTGTTGGAAAGGATACAAGGATAACTATTGATGGATTAACTAATGGTATTCCTTATGGATTTAGAGTATTGGGAGTTAATGCCCAAGGAGTTGGACCTGAATCAAACATAGTATATGTAACTCCAATGTCACAATTATCTGCTGTTGGAAAAATACCTGCACAGATTGGTGATTTGAGAGCAACTACTGGAAATAACCAAATTAAACTTGAATGGAGTGCTCCTTTTGATAATGGATTCCCTATCACTGGATACAAAATCATTCAATCTAAGACTGGCTCTAATTCATTTACAACTATTCAAAAATATGATACAGTTCCTAATGCGATAATTACTGGATTGGTAAATGATGCATCTTATAATTTCAAAGTATCTGCTGTTAATTCTGAAGGAACTGGAAAAGAATCAAGTGCCGTATCTGTAATTCCAAAATCACCAGATGCTCCAAAATTTAGTATTCCTAAATGGGTAAAAACTAATGCTGGATGGTGGGCTGAAGGTAAAATATCTGATGTAGAATATGTTCAGGGAATTGAATATTTGATTAATCAAGGAATTGTAAAAATTAAATAA
- a CDS encoding Lrp/AsnC ligand binding domain-containing protein, whose translation MQAYVLVTCNSGSESSIISEFKELPEVIEINGIWGKYDIFLKVSDPDPSKMDQVVQRLRNHPDITDSYTMHVLYGQGGTIDDDE comes from the coding sequence ATGCAAGCATATGTTCTTGTCACATGTAATAGTGGAAGTGAATCATCCATAATATCAGAATTTAAAGAATTACCAGAAGTAATTGAGATCAATGGAATTTGGGGCAAATATGACATATTTTTGAAAGTTTCCGACCCAGATCCCAGTAAAATGGATCAAGTGGTGCAAAGATTACGAAATCATCCAGATATCACAGATAGTTATACCATGCATGTTCTTTATGGACAAGGTGGAACCATCGATGATGATGAATAA
- a CDS encoding DUF6659 family protein — protein sequence MAKITKEIMSDTTVEDIKKLDVACKELSNENKIRHVGVINNLGRLIAGGFKVGISPLLDSDKVAMTYMQMQLDFKMRQELDEVLGPIDYIASRRTKQLIISVPIKDNLVLISAEPDADDKQIIKKAEELFDDIIISTI from the coding sequence ATGGCAAAAATTACAAAAGAAATAATGTCAGATACAACAGTTGAAGATATAAAAAAATTAGATGTTGCTTGTAAGGAATTATCAAATGAAAATAAAATCAGACATGTTGGCGTGATAAATAATCTTGGCAGATTAATTGCTGGAGGATTCAAAGTTGGGATATCGCCACTGTTAGATAGTGACAAAGTTGCAATGACTTACATGCAAATGCAATTAGATTTTAAGATGAGACAAGAGCTTGATGAAGTTTTAGGGCCAATTGATTACATAGCATCAAGAAGAACTAAACAATTAATCATCAGTGTTCCAATTAAAGATAATTTAGTATTAATTTCTGCAGAACCTGATGCAGACGATAAACAAATAATAAAAAAAGCTGAGGAACTATTTGACGATATCATAATATCTACAATTTAA